One Prunus dulcis chromosome 7, ALMONDv2, whole genome shotgun sequence DNA segment encodes these proteins:
- the LOC117635256 gene encoding uncharacterized protein LOC117635256, which translates to MFMLCGLMKDQLIHIAVRDKAVVNHVQTVNTNMIASPFLLESAPNNYSFAQDEDTCKDSSQTGSIVDSSAASSSCLSMDFDGISSEFGNEYLGKYGSCGGRKYLSTDWEGYITHEGQKFEGGVCEFRDKLAKYAIENGFKMKYLKNEPRRVTAVCAKKESNGCEWNVHAVKSNVNGFFYIKNLNNVHSCSGLIREKRNKAMGSRLVSSIVKDKVRSNPLVRPIELITDLKENYGLDVPYHVAWYGKESATKDLHGDEELSYAHLPWYVDVLKASNVGSHCVLDCGEDGSRFQRIFICYKASIDGFRWCRPMLFIDGTFVTNKYKGTLLGATAKNGNKEVFPFAFAIVSGETSDNWRWFLQRISEVLVDEGRQLTFISDRHGAIIDAVRTVFPASAHGFCLYHLKENLKKKYPHSLLYAPTVEEYQDILKKLRDDGGSKIIDKFLADLPVQNFANAFFPGKRYGEVSNALSESFNSWVKDVRRLPIYEMIDTIRVKMMEMISRRKLASEKWCSVLCPVIEDELKNLAAKGRHWRICRASESIFEVHADLSVMVNLDERFCSCYQWQLLGFPCQHAIQVIQHSGLCLYNFVDEYYKADFYRATYATPIFPIPDIEKPPAGDVFLLPPHTRKPPGRPPTKRFKSSSETTRQLKCKRCGSCDRHNRRTCKAPI; encoded by the exons ATGTTTATGTTATGTGGACTGATGAAGGATCAATTAATTCACATTGCTGTTAGGGATAAGGCTGTAGTGAATCATGTTCAAACTGTTAATACGAACATGATTGcttctccttttttgttgGAGTCTGCTCCTAACAATTACAGTTTTGCACAAGATGAGGATACATGTAAAGATTCAAGTCAAACTGGTAGTATTGTTGATTCAagtgctgcttcttcttcttgtttgagTATGGATTTTGATGGTATTAGCAGTGAGTTTGGAAATGAATATTTAGGCAAATATGGTAGTTGTGGAGGGCGTAAATATTTGTCTACTGATTGGGAGGGTTATATTACTCATGAGGGTCAGAAGTTTGAGGGTGGAGTTTGTGAATTCCGTGATAAGTTGGCTAAGTACGCGATTGAGAATGGTTTTAAGATGAAGTATTTGAAGAATGAGCCTCGTCGTGTTACTGCTGTGTGCGCTAAGAAGGAATCAAATGGCTGTGAGTGGAATGTGCATGCTGTTAAGTCTAATGTAAATGGATTTTTCTATATTAAGAATTTAAATAATGTACACAGTTGTAGTGGTTTGATCCGTGAGAAGAGAAATAAGGCAATGGGGTCTCGTTTGGTGTCTTCAATTGTCAAAGATAAAGTTCGTAGCAATCCTTTGGTAAGGCCTATTGAGCTAATTActgatttgaaagaaaattatggaTTGGATGTCCCTTATCATGTTGCGTGGTATGGGAAGGAGTCGGCTACTAAGGATTTACATGGTGATGAGGAGTTGTCTTATGCTCACCTGCCTTGGTATGTTGATGTTTTGAAGGCCAGCAATGTCGGGTCTCATTGTGTGCTTGACTGTGGCGAGGATGGTTCTCGTTTCCAGCGGATCTTTATATGTTATAAGGCCTCCATTGATGGTTTTCGATGGTGTAGGCCTATGCTGTTTATTGATGGTACTTTCGTTACAAACAAGTACAAGGGTACTCTTCTAGGAGCTACTGCAAAGAATGGGAATAAAG AGGTATTCCCTTTTGCCTTTGCTATTGTATCCGGTGAAACTTCTGACAATTGGAGATGGTTTCTGCAAAGGATATCTGAAGTTTTGGTGGATGAAGGTAGGCAACTTACATTCATTTCTGATAGGCATGGTGCTATTATCGATGCTGTTAGGACTGTTTTTCCTGCTTCTGCCCATGGTTTTTGTCTATATCATTTGAAAGAGAACTTGAAAAAGAAGTATCCGCATTCT TTGTTGTATGCACCGACTGTTGAGGAATATCaagatattttgaaaaaattaagagaTGATGGCGGTTCAAAAATAATTGATAAGTTTTTGGCTGATCTCCCTGTCCAAAATTTTGCTAATGCATTTTTTCCGGGAAAGAGGTATGGGGAGGTTAGTAATGCCTTGTCCGAGTCGTTTAATTCATGGGTTAAGGATGTGCGTAGGCTTCCAATTTATGAGATGATTGACACTATTAGGGTCAAAATGATGGAGATGATTTCTAGGAGGAAGCTTGCATCCGAGAAATGGTGTAGTGTTTTGTGTCCGGTTATTGAGGATGAGTTGAAGAATTTAGCTGCAAAGGGTCGTCATTGGAGGATATGTCGCGCGAGTGAATCTATATTTGAAGTTCATGCTGATTTGAGTGTTATGGTCAATTTGGACGAGAGGTTTTGCTCCTGTTATCAGTGGCAATTGCTTGGGTTTCCGTGTCAGCATGCGATTCAAGTTATCCAACATTCCGGGTTATGTTTGTATAACTTTGTTGATGAGTATTACAAGGCAGACTTTTATAGGGCTACTTATGCAACCCCTATATTTCCTATACCTGATATTGAGAAGCCTCCTGCTGGAGATGTTTTTCTTCTACCTCCGCATACAAGAAAGCCTCCGGGACGACCTCCGACAAAGCGCTTCAAGTCAAGCAGTGAAACTACAAGGCAGTTGAAGTGCAAGAGATGCGGTTCTTGTGATCGTCATAATAGGAGGACTTGCAAGGCTCCTATTTGA